One Lacunisphaera limnophila DNA window includes the following coding sequences:
- a CDS encoding LacI family DNA-binding transcriptional regulator — MRPKKKISQTLLAKELGVSQALVSLALNGRSAGINPDTYQRIWDRAISQGYLPKGMRVDSTPEASRLGQIGYILRAPLRLYIPSTYFGHVQHGLHQELERLGQRLVYLGAEDELSPAKLGQCFHPSNRLGGVVVLGEVARPFLGELCRHTRRVVAVSARYHGLCHSVLGNEPGALTELVRHLFNLGHQRFGWLGGNAGLGRHNARLAAFTAALQPLGLALDPRYTVIVNQADRAEGAEAIHTLLRHAKRKDFPTAFVTYNSQMAYGAALTLQRAGWRVPGDISLASADVSRLSVEGALRITGAGTSPDKLGEAAARLVAGEGTPAEGFSDLVLPAPLVVGNSTGPAR; from the coding sequence GTGCGGCCGAAGAAAAAAATCTCCCAAACCCTCCTCGCCAAGGAGCTCGGCGTCTCCCAGGCCCTCGTTTCCCTCGCCCTCAACGGACGCAGCGCGGGCATCAACCCCGACACCTACCAGCGCATCTGGGATCGCGCCATCAGCCAGGGCTACCTGCCCAAGGGCATGCGCGTCGACTCCACCCCGGAGGCCTCGCGCCTCGGGCAGATCGGCTACATCCTGCGCGCCCCGCTGCGCCTCTACATTCCCAGCACCTACTTTGGCCACGTCCAGCATGGCCTGCACCAGGAACTCGAGCGGCTCGGCCAGCGCCTGGTCTATCTCGGGGCCGAGGACGAACTCAGCCCGGCCAAGCTCGGCCAGTGTTTCCATCCCAGCAACCGCCTGGGCGGCGTCGTCGTGCTGGGTGAAGTAGCCCGGCCCTTTCTGGGTGAGTTGTGCCGGCACACCCGGCGCGTCGTCGCCGTGTCCGCCCGCTACCACGGGCTTTGCCACTCCGTGCTTGGCAACGAGCCCGGCGCCCTCACCGAGCTGGTCCGCCACCTCTTCAACCTGGGCCATCAGCGCTTCGGCTGGCTCGGCGGCAACGCGGGCCTCGGCCGGCACAACGCCCGCCTCGCCGCTTTCACCGCCGCCCTGCAACCGCTCGGCCTGGCCCTGGATCCGCGCTACACCGTCATTGTCAACCAGGCGGACCGCGCCGAGGGCGCCGAAGCCATCCACACCCTGCTGCGCCACGCCAAGCGCAAGGACTTCCCCACCGCCTTCGTCACCTACAACTCCCAGATGGCCTACGGCGCCGCCCTCACCCTGCAGCGCGCGGGCTGGCGCGTGCCCGGCGACATCAGCCTGGCCTCGGCCGACGTCTCCCGCCTGAGCGTGGAAGGGGCGCTGCGCATCACCGGCGCAGGCACGAGCCCCGACAAGCTCGGCGAGGCCGCCGCCCGCCTCGTCGCCGGCGAGGGCACCCCCGCCGAGGGTTTCAGCGACCTCGTCCTCCCCGCCCCCCTCGTGGTCGGCAACTCCACCGGCCCCGCCCGGTGA
- a CDS encoding Gfo/Idh/MocA family oxidoreductase: protein MTKKRFAFVGTGGRAISFIEPLVTTYRDTNELVAICDLSPARMAYYNGLLAGDWAYHAVPAYPAAQFDAMLRETKPDTVFVCSKDDTHHDYIIRALRAGCDVITEKPLTIDAAKCHAILEAQRASGRRVRVAFNYRWAPFRTKVKELIASGVIGKVRSVNLEYLLDTNHGADYFRRWHSHAAESGTLLVHKSTHHFDLVNWWLDAIPAQVFAYGDLVFYGKKNAVARGDGALTAYPRYTGHPEAKDDPFRLDLDESESFRRIYRAGEADSGYIRDQNVFREGIDIPDQMSLNVRYRTGELLTYSLVCYSPREGMRVCFNGDRGRIEYHEFIGSHMNRAVRPKDFKLEDDRPGQEAEGEWIKVYPHFQTGYTVPMPVIKAAHGGADEILNRSFYAPGATDADAWGRFAGHEQGAASILVGIAGLESIRRNQPVNLTDLVSLRPEATKLSQLV from the coding sequence ATGACCAAGAAACGTTTCGCCTTCGTCGGCACCGGCGGCCGCGCCATCAGCTTCATCGAGCCCCTCGTCACGACTTACCGTGACACCAACGAGCTGGTTGCGATCTGCGACCTCAGCCCGGCGCGCATGGCCTACTACAACGGGCTGCTCGCCGGCGACTGGGCCTACCACGCCGTGCCCGCCTACCCGGCCGCGCAATTTGACGCCATGCTGCGCGAGACGAAGCCCGACACCGTCTTCGTCTGCTCCAAGGACGACACCCATCATGACTACATCATCCGCGCCCTGCGCGCCGGCTGCGATGTCATCACCGAGAAGCCCCTGACGATCGACGCGGCGAAGTGCCACGCCATCCTGGAGGCCCAGCGCGCCAGCGGCCGGCGCGTGCGGGTGGCCTTCAACTACCGCTGGGCCCCCTTCCGCACGAAGGTGAAGGAACTCATCGCCAGCGGCGTCATCGGAAAGGTCCGCTCCGTCAACCTCGAGTACCTCCTCGATACCAACCACGGCGCCGACTACTTCCGCCGCTGGCACTCGCACGCCGCCGAGTCCGGCACGCTCCTCGTGCACAAGAGCACGCACCACTTCGACCTCGTCAACTGGTGGCTCGACGCCATCCCGGCCCAGGTCTTCGCCTACGGGGACCTAGTCTTCTACGGGAAGAAAAACGCCGTGGCCCGCGGCGACGGCGCGCTCACGGCCTACCCGCGCTACACCGGCCACCCCGAGGCCAAGGACGATCCGTTCCGTCTCGACCTGGACGAGAGCGAGTCCTTCCGGCGGATCTACCGCGCCGGCGAGGCCGACTCCGGCTATATCCGCGACCAAAATGTGTTTCGCGAGGGTATCGACATCCCCGACCAGATGTCGCTCAACGTCCGCTACCGCACCGGCGAGCTGCTCACCTACTCGCTCGTGTGCTACTCGCCCCGTGAGGGCATGCGCGTGTGCTTTAACGGCGACCGCGGTCGCATCGAATACCACGAGTTCATCGGCTCGCACATGAACCGCGCCGTCCGCCCGAAGGATTTCAAGCTGGAGGACGACCGCCCCGGCCAGGAGGCGGAGGGCGAGTGGATCAAGGTCTATCCGCACTTCCAGACCGGCTACACCGTGCCGATGCCCGTCATCAAGGCGGCCCATGGCGGGGCCGACGAAATTCTCAACCGCTCCTTCTACGCCCCGGGTGCCACTGACGCCGACGCCTGGGGCCGCTTCGCCGGTCACGAACAGGGCGCCGCCTCCATCCTCGTCGGCATCGCCGGCCTCGAGTCGATCCGGCGCAACCAGCCGGTGAATCTCACTGACCTGGTCTCCCTCCGCCCCGAGGCGACCAAGCTCAGTCAGCTGGTTTGA
- a CDS encoding glycosyl hydrolase: MRLHPALVLFLGLGLLAPIGLVAGPVVDTTKPWTRWWWPGSAVDEAGLTRQLEQFAAAGLGGVEITPIYGVRGAESRQVAYLSPRWMELLAHTGREAQRLGLGVDMATGTGWPFGGPWVAPADGAQKLILQDGRLAGTPTKMKVKRAAPGAEGLVVDPYSPAALGRYLAPFTAAFTTFPAGLVRGQFHDSFEYYESGWTPELPAAFQALHGYDLQDHAAGLMDPRKLTAEELAELRRDLAAPLPRLKADYRATLGQLHLEYLQTWIRWSHDHGFLVRNQSHGAPANLLDLYGAVDIPETETFGSTPFPIPGLRQTWTSTRDLPDPLVLRMASSAAHVMGRPLASSETCTWLREHWQVALAFAKPEIDRLFTSGINHVFYHGTAYSPPDAVWPGWLFYASTQFNPQNTWWQDFAALNAYVTRVQTVLQSGRPDNDVLLYWPFHDVLHAPDGLMKQYGVHDRSWLNSSAFEQRATELIQAGYAVDYLSDAQLLASRAEDGAIVTPGGGRYRALVVPLTHHMPVETLAHLRALRLAGATIILPDGAPVDVPGLGRLAERRAQFRELLAAPEWQQPSALFTTLAAHLIPREPAVEAGLEFIRRARAGGRDYFFVNLTARAFDGWLRLGTPARAATLTDPLTGQTGAAPLRPGLSPEVYLQLAPGASLLLRTFESAPDSPAPAWTWTAPTGPAVPLPGVWQLTFLTGGPTLPRSARLPELKPWTELGEAAQAFGGTARYRLEFDLPATPAADWLLDLGDVRESARVRLNGTEVATAWSLPFRLRVGPHLRPGRNVLELDVTNLAANRIRDLDRRKVDWKIMHEINFVDIDYKPFNASAWPDTPSGLLGPVTLTPLQPLSLP; the protein is encoded by the coding sequence ATGAGACTCCACCCCGCGCTTGTCCTGTTCCTTGGCCTCGGCCTGCTCGCTCCCATCGGTCTCGTCGCCGGCCCGGTGGTCGACACCACCAAGCCCTGGACCCGGTGGTGGTGGCCCGGCAGCGCCGTGGACGAGGCCGGACTCACCCGCCAGCTGGAGCAATTCGCTGCCGCGGGCCTGGGCGGTGTCGAGATCACGCCCATCTATGGCGTGCGCGGCGCGGAGTCCCGCCAGGTGGCGTATCTCTCCCCCCGCTGGATGGAGCTGCTCGCCCACACCGGCCGCGAGGCCCAGCGCCTCGGTCTGGGCGTGGACATGGCCACCGGCACCGGCTGGCCCTTCGGCGGGCCCTGGGTCGCCCCGGCGGACGGCGCGCAAAAACTGATCCTGCAGGACGGCCGTCTCGCCGGCACGCCCACGAAGATGAAGGTCAAGCGCGCCGCACCCGGCGCCGAGGGCCTGGTCGTCGATCCCTACTCCCCCGCCGCGCTCGGGCGCTACCTCGCGCCGTTCACGGCGGCGTTCACCACTTTTCCCGCGGGCCTCGTGCGCGGACAGTTTCACGACTCGTTCGAATATTATGAGTCCGGCTGGACGCCGGAGCTGCCGGCGGCGTTCCAAGCCTTGCACGGCTACGACCTGCAGGACCACGCCGCGGGGCTGATGGATCCCCGCAAGCTGACCGCGGAGGAGTTGGCCGAACTCCGCCGCGACCTCGCTGCGCCCCTGCCCCGCCTCAAGGCCGACTACCGGGCGACGCTCGGCCAACTCCATCTCGAATACCTGCAGACCTGGATTCGTTGGTCACACGACCACGGCTTCCTCGTGCGCAACCAGTCCCACGGGGCCCCGGCCAACCTGCTCGACCTCTACGGCGCCGTGGACATCCCCGAGACCGAGACCTTCGGCTCAACGCCCTTCCCTATTCCCGGGCTCCGACAAACCTGGACCTCCACCCGCGACCTGCCCGACCCGCTCGTGCTGCGCATGGCCTCGTCCGCCGCGCATGTGATGGGCCGGCCGCTCGCCTCCAGCGAAACCTGCACTTGGTTGCGCGAGCACTGGCAGGTGGCCCTCGCTTTCGCCAAGCCGGAGATCGACCGGCTCTTCACCAGCGGCATCAACCATGTCTTCTACCATGGTACCGCCTACTCGCCGCCGGACGCCGTCTGGCCGGGCTGGCTGTTTTATGCCTCCACGCAGTTTAACCCCCAGAACACCTGGTGGCAGGACTTCGCCGCGCTCAACGCCTACGTCACCCGCGTGCAGACCGTTCTCCAGTCCGGGCGCCCCGACAACGACGTGCTGCTCTACTGGCCCTTCCACGACGTGCTGCACGCGCCCGACGGCCTGATGAAGCAATACGGGGTGCACGACCGCAGCTGGCTCAACAGCTCCGCCTTCGAACAACGCGCCACCGAGCTGATCCAGGCCGGCTACGCCGTCGACTATCTCTCCGACGCCCAGCTCCTGGCTTCCCGCGCCGAAGACGGCGCCATCGTAACCCCGGGCGGCGGCCGCTACCGGGCCTTGGTCGTGCCGCTGACCCACCATATGCCGGTCGAGACCCTCGCCCACCTCCGCGCTCTCCGGCTCGCGGGTGCGACGATCATCCTGCCCGACGGCGCCCCCGTCGACGTGCCCGGCCTCGGCCGGCTGGCGGAGCGTCGCGCGCAATTCCGCGAACTGCTGGCCGCGCCCGAATGGCAGCAACCCTCGGCCCTGTTCACCACGCTGGCGGCCCACCTGATCCCGCGGGAACCCGCCGTCGAAGCCGGGCTTGAATTCATCCGCCGGGCCCGCGCCGGAGGCCGGGACTATTTTTTCGTCAACCTCACCGCCCGGGCCTTCGACGGCTGGCTCCGCCTCGGCACGCCCGCGCGAGCCGCCACTCTCACCGACCCGCTCACCGGCCAGACCGGGGCGGCCCCGCTGCGCCCGGGCCTCAGCCCCGAAGTATACCTCCAACTCGCCCCGGGGGCATCCCTCCTGCTGCGCACTTTCGAGTCCGCCCCGGATTCGCCCGCACCCGCCTGGACCTGGACCGCTCCCACCGGTCCCGCCGTGCCGCTGCCGGGGGTATGGCAACTCACCTTCCTGACCGGGGGACCGACGCTGCCCCGATCCGCCCGCCTCCCGGAACTGAAACCCTGGACGGAACTCGGGGAAGCCGCGCAGGCTTTCGGCGGCACCGCGCGCTACCGGCTGGAATTCGACCTGCCGGCCACCCCCGCGGCCGACTGGCTGCTCGACCTCGGCGACGTGCGTGAGAGCGCCCGGGTGCGCCTTAACGGCACCGAGGTCGCCACCGCTTGGAGCCTGCCCTTCCGCTTGCGCGTCGGCCCGCACCTCCGGCCCGGGCGCAACGTGCTCGAGCTCGACGTCACCAACCTCGCCGCCAACCGCATCCGCGACCTGGACCGCCGCAAGGTGGACTGGAAAATCATGCACGAGATCAATTTCGTGGATATAGACTACAAGCCCTTCAACGCCTCCGCCTGGCCGGACACCCCCTCGGGCCTGCTCGGGCCTGTCACCCTCACGCCGCTTCAGCCCCTCTCCCTGCCATGA
- a CDS encoding Gfo/Idh/MocA family protein, translating into MSALSSPARIAIIGVSGYGRIHLQLARESRDRGEIRITAAAIINREEEAATVAELRAQGTEVFTDYAEMFRQHAGRIDLCLIPTGIHWHARMTIAALEAGANVLVEKPLAGSVAEVAEIRRVEQRTGRFVAVGFQDFYEPGTIWLKQELQRGVIGDIWSVRFLGVWPRPRAYFTRNNWAGRLQVDGVAVMDSPLNNAFAHFVMLSLFLVGAEDSVTTPRLEGVELLRAHAIESFDTAVVRSLTARGVKLWFGASHACRETVEPEIVITGRHGQACWRYEAEAWWRATDGVTTRRTLLDITGARRAMFQAALRRLQDPAVPICTSELAGRHTALIEAIHGQARVEVVPADKIIWAGTNGDTTQVPEILGLGEALRRSYVAEQSLAASGFSLGA; encoded by the coding sequence ATGTCCGCCCTCTCCTCACCCGCCCGGATCGCCATCATCGGTGTGTCCGGCTATGGCCGCATCCACCTGCAGCTGGCGCGGGAATCCCGGGATCGCGGGGAGATCCGGATCACCGCCGCCGCCATCATCAACCGGGAGGAGGAGGCCGCGACGGTGGCGGAACTGCGGGCTCAGGGCACCGAGGTGTTCACGGACTACGCCGAGATGTTCCGCCAGCACGCCGGCCGGATCGACCTCTGCCTGATCCCGACTGGCATCCACTGGCACGCGCGCATGACCATCGCGGCGCTGGAGGCCGGGGCCAACGTGCTGGTGGAGAAACCGCTGGCCGGCTCGGTGGCCGAGGTGGCCGAGATCCGCCGGGTGGAGCAGCGCACCGGCCGGTTCGTGGCGGTGGGCTTCCAGGATTTCTACGAGCCGGGCACCATCTGGCTGAAGCAGGAGCTGCAGCGCGGGGTCATCGGCGACATTTGGTCGGTGCGGTTTCTCGGCGTCTGGCCCCGGCCGCGGGCCTATTTCACGCGCAACAACTGGGCGGGTCGCCTGCAGGTGGACGGGGTGGCGGTGATGGACTCGCCGCTGAACAACGCCTTCGCGCACTTTGTGATGCTCAGCCTGTTTCTGGTCGGGGCGGAGGATTCCGTCACCACGCCGCGGCTGGAGGGCGTCGAGCTGCTGCGGGCCCACGCCATCGAGAGCTTTGACACCGCGGTCGTCCGTTCGCTCACCGCGCGCGGGGTGAAGCTGTGGTTTGGCGCCAGCCACGCGTGCCGCGAGACGGTCGAGCCCGAGATCGTGATCACGGGCCGTCACGGCCAGGCCTGCTGGCGCTACGAGGCCGAAGCCTGGTGGCGCGCCACCGACGGGGTCACCACGCGGCGCACGCTGCTCGACATCACCGGTGCCCGTCGCGCGATGTTCCAGGCCGCGTTGCGGCGCTTGCAGGATCCCGCGGTCCCGATTTGCACCAGCGAGCTGGCCGGCCGGCACACGGCGCTGATCGAGGCGATCCACGGGCAGGCCCGGGTGGAGGTGGTGCCGGCCGACAAGATCATCTGGGCGGGCACCAACGGCGACACCACGCAGGTGCCCGAGATCCTCGGGCTGGGCGAGGCCCTGCGCCGTTCCTACGTGGCCGAGCAGTCGCTGGCGGCGAGTGGTTTCTCCCTCGGCGCCTGA
- a CDS encoding sugar ABC transporter ATP-binding protein — MHPDTVPPLLSLAGIEKRYGAVRALQGVDFELRAGEVHALLGENGAGKSTLIGIITGARPPDAGTMTLAGRVVAGLDPAAARLLGIACVHQQPALFAELTVAENIGLRLEAGGAWRRVDWRARAARAAELLQRVGAEFPATRTVRELSMPEQQLVEIAGALGAGARIVIMDEPTASLTRREQEKLYGIVRGLRTAGVGVIYISHRLEEIRALADRVTVLRDGQSVGTRAVADVTEPELIRLMVGREVGLTERAPGAAPGAVRLAVQKLGCAAGGVGDISFEIRAGEILGLAGLVGAGRTELARTLFGLTPADTGCIRIDGQEKRIRTPGDAIAAGLAYVPEDRRRHGVILEMPIAQNMTMAVHRRLFPGGWLRSGPELALAADYIRDLGIKAAGPDAPGASLSGGNQQKVALARWLATQPRVLILDEPTQGVDVGAKSEIHRIIRRLAADGLAVLLISSDLPEVLAMSDRLGVMRGGRLVEMLPGGTPAPVVMAAALGQTGRAVA, encoded by the coding sequence ATGCACCCGGATACGGTCCCACCCCTGTTGAGCCTGGCCGGCATCGAGAAGCGCTATGGCGCGGTGCGGGCACTGCAGGGGGTTGATTTCGAGCTCCGGGCCGGCGAGGTGCACGCCTTGCTCGGTGAGAATGGGGCGGGCAAGTCGACCCTGATCGGCATCATCACCGGGGCGCGGCCGCCGGATGCGGGCACGATGACGCTGGCCGGGCGGGTGGTCGCCGGGCTGGATCCCGCGGCAGCGCGCCTGCTCGGCATTGCGTGCGTCCACCAGCAGCCCGCGCTGTTCGCCGAGCTGACCGTGGCCGAGAACATCGGCCTGCGCCTCGAGGCCGGCGGCGCGTGGCGGCGCGTGGACTGGCGGGCCCGCGCGGCCCGGGCCGCGGAACTGCTGCAGCGCGTCGGGGCGGAGTTTCCCGCCACCCGCACCGTGCGCGAGCTGTCCATGCCCGAGCAGCAGCTGGTGGAGATCGCGGGCGCGCTCGGCGCGGGCGCGCGGATTGTCATCATGGACGAGCCGACCGCCTCGCTCACGCGGCGGGAGCAGGAAAAACTTTACGGGATCGTGCGCGGCCTCCGCACGGCCGGGGTGGGGGTCATCTACATTTCCCACCGCCTGGAGGAGATCCGGGCGCTGGCGGACCGTGTCACGGTGTTGCGGGACGGACAGAGCGTCGGCACGCGGGCCGTGGCCGACGTGACCGAGCCGGAGCTGATCCGGCTGATGGTCGGCCGCGAGGTTGGCCTGACCGAGCGCGCGCCCGGCGCCGCGCCCGGGGCCGTGCGCCTGGCGGTGCAAAAACTCGGTTGTGCTGCCGGCGGGGTGGGCGACATCTCCTTCGAGATCCGCGCGGGGGAGATCCTCGGCTTGGCCGGTCTGGTCGGCGCGGGGCGCACAGAGTTGGCGCGCACGCTATTCGGCCTGACGCCGGCGGACACGGGCTGCATCCGGATCGACGGGCAGGAAAAAAGAATTCGCACCCCCGGCGACGCCATCGCGGCGGGCCTGGCCTACGTGCCGGAGGACCGGCGGCGCCACGGCGTCATTCTCGAGATGCCGATCGCGCAGAACATGACGATGGCCGTGCACCGCCGGCTGTTCCCGGGCGGCTGGCTGCGGTCGGGGCCGGAGCTGGCGCTGGCGGCGGACTATATCCGGGACCTGGGCATCAAGGCCGCCGGGCCGGACGCACCCGGGGCGAGCCTGAGCGGCGGCAACCAGCAGAAGGTGGCGCTGGCGCGCTGGCTGGCGACGCAGCCGCGCGTGCTCATCCTGGATGAGCCGACGCAGGGCGTGGACGTGGGCGCAAAAAGCGAGATCCACCGCATCATCCGCCGGCTCGCCGCCGACGGGCTCGCCGTGCTTCTGATCTCGAGCGACCTGCCGGAGGTGTTGGCGATGAGCGACCGCCTCGGCGTGATGCGCGGCGGCCGCCTGGTGGAGATGCTGCCGGGGGGCACGCCCGCGCCGGTCGTGATGGCCGCGGCGCTCGGGCAGACGGGGAGGGCGGTCGCATGA
- a CDS encoding ABC transporter permease — MLALLLVAMAVLAPAFFAPQPLRSLLVREMPALVVACGMAFVIIAREIDISVGAQFSVCSVVAGLLAVRGWPLPLVLAAAMGTGALMGLANGALVALARLPSIVVTLATMVTLRQGLNLARQGEFVNLPDGVQWFGLSQTAGQWLVLAVAAGVLTVLAWAARHLAAGRFVYAVGSEADAARLAGIDPARVTLGVFGFMGVLTGFAAMLNLVQSPQIQPLVGSGLELKVIAAAVVGGVAISGGRGSLWGVLAGLLLLATIPPALIHLHIEAYWEKAIQGAIILLAAASDGLGRKGGRA; from the coding sequence GTGCTCGCGCTGCTGCTGGTGGCCATGGCGGTCCTGGCCCCGGCGTTCTTCGCGCCGCAGCCGCTGCGGTCGCTGCTGGTGCGCGAGATGCCGGCGCTCGTCGTGGCGTGCGGCATGGCGTTCGTGATCATCGCGCGGGAGATAGACATTTCCGTGGGCGCGCAGTTTTCCGTGTGCAGCGTCGTCGCCGGGCTGCTGGCCGTGCGCGGCTGGCCGCTGCCGCTGGTGCTGGCGGCGGCGATGGGCACGGGCGCCCTCATGGGCCTGGCCAACGGGGCGCTCGTCGCGCTGGCCCGGCTGCCCTCGATTGTGGTGACGCTGGCGACCATGGTGACCCTGCGGCAGGGCCTGAACCTCGCGCGGCAGGGTGAATTCGTGAACCTGCCCGATGGCGTGCAGTGGTTCGGCCTGAGCCAGACCGCCGGTCAGTGGCTGGTGCTCGCCGTGGCGGCGGGCGTCCTGACGGTGCTGGCATGGGCGGCGCGGCACCTGGCGGCCGGGCGTTTTGTCTACGCCGTGGGCAGTGAGGCGGACGCGGCCCGACTGGCCGGCATCGACCCCGCGCGCGTCACGCTCGGGGTCTTTGGCTTCATGGGGGTCCTCACCGGTTTCGCGGCGATGCTGAACCTGGTGCAGTCGCCGCAGATCCAGCCGCTGGTCGGCAGCGGCCTGGAGCTGAAGGTCATCGCCGCCGCGGTGGTGGGCGGGGTCGCGATCTCCGGCGGCCGGGGCAGCCTCTGGGGCGTGCTCGCGGGCCTGCTGCTGCTCGCGACGATTCCGCCGGCGCTCATCCACCTGCACATCGAGGCTTATTGGGAGAAGGCGATCCAGGGTGCGATCATTCTGCTGGCCGCCGCGTC